One segment of Ziziphus jujuba cultivar Dongzao chromosome 12, ASM3175591v1 DNA contains the following:
- the LOC107405089 gene encoding protein BASIC PENTACYSTEINE2 — MDDDALNMRNWGYYEPSFKGHLGLQLMSSMAERDTKAFLPGRDPTVMVSANATFHPRDCVVSDAPVPMNYVRDSWVNQRDKFLNMLPANPNYGVIPETSGAHSLQMLQPPDTSRDERVGRIEEPVVNKESGPSKKRQNGGASKAPKVKKPRKSKDNNNASVPRVKPAKKSMDVVINGIDMDISGIPIPVCSCTGTPQQCYRWGCGGWQSACCTTNISVYPLPMSTKRRGARIAGRKMSQGAFKKVLEKLAAEGYNFATPIDLRTHWARHGTNKFVTIR, encoded by the coding sequence ATGGATGACGATGCGTTGAACATGCGAAACTGGGGTTATTATGAACCATCTTTCAAAGGCCATCTTGGCCTGCAGCTCATGTCAAGCATGGCAGAGCGTGACACAAAAGCTTTTCTACCTGGACGTGATCCTACCGTCATGGTTAGCGCCAATGCTACCTTTCATCCACGGGATTGTGTTGTATCGGATGCTCCTGTCCCAATGAACTATGTGAGGGACAGCTGGGTTAACCAGAGAGATAAGTTTCTCAACATGTTGCCTGCGAATCCCAACTATGGTGTTATTCCGGAGACGTCGGGAGCTCACTCGTTGCAGATGCTACAGCCACCTGATACGTCAAGGGATGAGAGGGTGGGAAGAATTGAAGAGCCTGTTGTTAACAAGGAAAGTGGCCCATCAAAGAAAAGACAGAATGGAGGTGCTTCAAAAGCCCCAAAAGTGAAAAAACCGAGGAAGTCTAAGGATAATAACAATGCTTCGGTTCCTCGTGTGAAGCCAGCAAAGAAGAGTATGGATGTTGTCATAAATGGGATTGATATGGACATTTCAGGCATTCCAATTCCAGTTTGCTCATGCACCGGGACTCCGCAGCAGTGTTATAGGTGGGGCTGTGGAGGTTGGCAATCAGCTTGTTGCACAACAAATATTTCAGTGTATCCTTTGCCAATGAGCACCAAAAGGCGTGGTGCTAGGATAGCTGGAAGAAAAATGAGCCAAGGTGCTTTTAAGAAGGTATTAGAGAAACTTGCAGCTGAAGGTTATAATTTTGCTACCCCGATTGATCTGAGGACTCACTGGGCGAGACATGGTACCAACAAGTTCGTCACTATCAGGTAG
- the LOC107409537 gene encoding putative clathrin assembly protein At1g25240, whose protein sequence is MKLWKKIAGAIKDKNSVWVSSISQKTSYRNPDLEATVIKATSHDESFVDFKNFQRVYLWLRTSPLHLKPLVWSLSTRMEKTRSWVVALKGLMLMHGVFCCNLPNAKLIGRLPFDLSTFSDGHSKPSKTGGFNAFVRAYFVYLDQKSAFISSDSRRKKGIKKGDDREALIDELKKLMKLQAFLDSLIQIKPEDPKNMRINLIKEAMTCILTEISQVYTTICRGIDQDLLRIHSSPPSRNKEEASMALEILQKAKAQGEKLSLYFVFCTDFGVIKESECPKIEQIRDEDIREVEKIVNGNCNDKELMLLEEGYEILDDIKDMAIVVRPISNFGTERVMTTIITDKWEVFDDHDEDGVSMNNGANSKDPFAASYAPENKQLHHFPDLISF, encoded by the coding sequence atgaagctttGGAAGAAAATTGCAGGGGCAATCAAAGACAAGAACAGCGTATGGGTTAGCAGCATATCCCAAAAAACCTCCTACAGAAACCCAGATCTTGAAGCAACCGTCATCAAAGCCACAAGCCACGACGAATCCTTCGTCGATTTCAAGAACTTCCAGAGAGTTTATCTATGGCTTAGGACTTCACCACTCCATTTGAAACCCTTGGTTTGGTCGTTATCCACAAGAATGGAAAAGACCAGGAGCTGGGTCGTAGCACTAAAGGGTTTGATGCTCATGCACGGCGTCTTCTGCTGCAACCTACCCAACGCCAAACTCATCGGACGTTTGCCTTTCGATCTCTCGACTTTCAGCGACGGACATTCGAAACCCAGCAAAACCGGGGGATTCAATGCATTTGTACGtgcatattttgtttatttggatcAGAAATCCGCCTTCATTTCGTCGGATTCTAGACGAAAGAAAGGGATTAAGAAAGGGGATGATCGTGAAGCATTGATTGACGAGCTCAAAAAGCTTATGAAATTGCAAGCTTTCTTGGATTCGCTGATTCAGATCAAACCCGAAGACCCAAAAAATATGAGGATCAACCTCATCAAGGAAGCGATGACATGCATTCTCACCGAGATTTCCCAGGTTTACACCACCATATGCAGAGGGATCGATCAAGATCTTTTGAGAATTCATTCATCACCACCCAGTCGAAACAAAGAAGAAGCTTCAATGGCTCTTGAAATTCTTCAGAAAGCTAAAGCTCAAGGTGAGAAACTCTCTCTTTACTTCGTTTTTTGCACCGATTTCGGTGTTATCAAAGAGTCTGAGTGTCCCAAAATTGAGCAAATACGTGATGAAGATATTCGTGAGGTAGAGAAGATCGTCAATGGAAATTGTAATGATAAGGAATTGATGCTGTTGGAAGAGGGATATGAAATTTTGGACGACATCAAAGATATGGCCATCGTCGTGAGACCGATAAGCAACTTCGGTACAGAGAGGGTTATGACGACGATAATTACAGATAAATGGGAGGTTTTTGATGATCATGATGAAGATGGTGTAAGTATGAATAATGGTGCAAATAGTAAAGATCCATTTGCAGCATCTTATGCACCAGAAAATAAACAACTTCATCATTTTCCAGATTTAATTAGTTTCTAG